In Rhinoraja longicauda isolate Sanriku21f chromosome 38, sRhiLon1.1, whole genome shotgun sequence, the following are encoded in one genomic region:
- the duoxa gene encoding dual oxidase maturation factor 2, with the protein MTIFNGVAPFYIHERTAFVFALTLLVVILVFLVIAATFLIILPGIRGRGRIYLFCRVILSLLVGVIIVVVNFTSDWEEGHVIVNTTYKAFSSEMITARVGLQIGLAGINVTLKGLPVKQLNETINYNENFLWKFELNYDEQSHKGFERGLPNPILYIAEKFTSKAPCLMNAQYRFSGHYATAMMWVAFCAWIISNVLFCMSTIVYGGYMILVMSAFMIFGVISFATTRNVPQCIIQFGPATLRTSLSLSFWLTLATALVCFLLGVFIIVMDHLMPEKLRAFFILNGEDDDKDEMRHGIINNCFTDECTDTITLQDMKSSLKNKDFVVYT; encoded by the exons ATGACTATATTCAACGGGGTTGCTCCTTTTTACATCCACGAACGAACCGCGTTCGTGTTCGCCCTGACACTCCTGGTGGTGATCCTGGTCTTCTTGGTCATCGCGGCGACTTTCCTCATCATTCTCCCCGGGATCAGAGGGAGAGGG AGAATCTATTTGTTCTGCAGAGTTATTCTAAGTCTCCTGGTTGGAGTGATAATTGTTG TGGTCAACTTTACCAGTGATTGGGAGGAAGGACATGTCATAGTGAACACAACCTACAAGGCTTTCAGCAGTGAGATGATAACAGCAAGAGTGGGTCTCCAGATTGGACTGGCAGGGATCAACGTGACTCTGAAAG GTCTTCCTGTGAAGCAGCTGAATGAAACCATCAACTACAATGAAAACTTCCTGTGGAAATTTGAGTTAAATTACGATGAGCAAAGTCATAAAGGATTTGAACGAGGGCTACCAAATCCAATTCTGTATATTGCTGAGAAGTTTACTTCAAAAGCTCCCTGCCTCATGAATGCACAGTACCGGTTCTCTGGACATTATGCAACAGCTATGATGTG GGTGGCTTTTTGTGCGTGGATCATCTCCAATGTTCTCTTCTGCATGTCCACGATTGTCTACGGAGGCTACATGATCTTGGTCATGTCTGCGTTCATGATCTTTGGAGTCATCTCGTTTGCCACAACCCGCAATGTCCCACAATGCATTATCCAGTTTGGACCGGCGACACTGAGGACAAGTCTGAGCCTTTCCTTCTGGCTAACACTGGCAACTG CACTGGTATGTTTCCTGCTTGGAGTATTCATAATAGTCATGGATCACTTAATGCCGGAGAAACTGAGGGCATTTTTCATACTGAACGGGGAGGACGACGATAAGGATGAGATGAGACATGGAATAATTAACAATTGTTTCACCGATGAATGTACAGATACAATAACTTTACAG GACATGAAAAGTAGTTTAAAAAACAAGGACTTTGTTGTTTATACCTAA